The Leisingera caerulea DSM 24564 genome has a window encoding:
- a CDS encoding GatB/YqeY domain-containing protein yields the protein MSLLEKIRADALAARKAKAPEAGGLVTLIGEIDTKTKSFNPAREMTDEEVVGVVKKFLKNIGETLSHAGSRADGKILAEKAALEQYLPAQMSDEELRAFAEAKAAEGMNMGQIMGALKAERGGQYDGKKASGIVKAALAG from the coding sequence ATGAGCCTGCTCGAAAAAATCCGCGCTGACGCGCTTGCAGCGCGCAAGGCCAAGGCGCCCGAAGCGGGCGGCCTTGTGACCCTGATCGGCGAAATCGACACCAAGACCAAGAGCTTCAACCCGGCACGCGAGATGACCGATGAAGAGGTCGTGGGGGTCGTGAAGAAGTTCCTCAAGAACATCGGCGAGACGCTGTCTCACGCCGGAAGCCGCGCTGACGGCAAGATCCTGGCCGAGAAGGCCGCCCTCGAACAGTATCTGCCCGCGCAGATGTCTGATGAAGAGCTGCGGGCCTTCGCTGAAGCCAAAGCTGCCGAAGGCATGAACATGGGTCAGATCATGGGTGCGCTGAAAGCGGAACGCGGCGGCCAGTATGACGGCAAGAAGGCCTCGGGCATCGTGAAGGCTGCCCTGGCGGGATGA